Proteins encoded together in one Aeromonas encheleia window:
- a CDS encoding phage major tail tube protein encodes MALPKKLKRLNVFLNGDNWVGEAEDFTPAKLSRKFEAYRGGGMGGAVNIDMGLDDSALDVSFTFGGYGDQLLRCMGEPKADGTSLRFAGSVQRDDSAEIVAVEIVCRGRFKELDRGALKAGDNTQAKVGMVNTYYKETVNGQVMHEIDLINMVEIGPDGVDRMAEHRKAIGL; translated from the coding sequence ATGGCACTGCCCAAAAAACTCAAACGACTGAACGTATTCCTCAACGGCGATAACTGGGTCGGTGAAGCGGAAGACTTCACCCCGGCCAAGCTCTCCCGCAAGTTCGAAGCCTATCGCGGCGGTGGCATGGGCGGCGCCGTCAACATCGATATGGGGCTGGATGACAGCGCCCTCGATGTCTCCTTCACCTTCGGCGGCTACGGCGACCAGCTCCTGCGCTGCATGGGCGAGCCCAAGGCAGACGGCACCAGCCTGCGCTTTGCCGGCTCCGTACAGCGTGATGACTCCGCCGAGATTGTCGCCGTCGAGATCGTCTGTCGTGGCCGCTTCAAAGAGCTCGACCGGGGCGCCCTCAAGGCGGGTGACAACACCCAAGCCAAGGTCGGCATGGTCAACACCTACTACAAAGAGACCGTCAACGGCCAGGTGATGCATGAGATTGACCTGATCAACATGGTCGAGATCGGCCCCGATGGCGTCGATCGCATGGCCGAACACCGCAAAGCCATCGGCCTCTAA
- a CDS encoding phage tail tape measure protein: protein MNPLKLQILLGAVDKLTAPLKAVSGQSRLTAKDLVDTKKKIRDLETQAGQIEGYKTLGAQIGATKAQLKQAEGSFSELQRKIAETPKPTRLMINEFNKAEKALNQLKTKQGEMITRHAQMGEAMHKTGINTGNLSETQRRLKTDLASANTQLDQQRAKLGQLANQQKRLNQVNANYRQTQELRGQIAGHGATALATGTAMGLTTLKPVIEFARAETSVVDLKVSMMGKGGQVRQEFQSISDLATKLGNKLPGTTADFQNMMSTLIQQGMSAKSILGGLGEATAYLGVQLKMPFDQAALFAAKLQDATGTAEQDMMGLMDTIQRSFYLGVDSGNMLGAFTKLTPAMGILRKSGLEAAKVLAPLVIMADQAGMAGESSGNAYRKVFQMSMNTGKIAKATKGTGLKLNFTDGKGEFAGMENMFAQLAKLKGVNTERRLQVLKGIYGDDAETLQVLELIISKGMDGYRATQKKMADQAALQERVNAQLGTLGSLWDAATGTFTNAMVNFGEAIAPEIKAITQWIGDLSERLGNWAKKNPELSNTLMKIGAIVSVVTIAFGGLSLAVAALLGPMAIMKLTFGILGVTFGGILGAITAVLVPIAALIALGIAIVKFWEPISAFFSGLWQGIMAGLAPVFEAFKPFAPLIDGISAGVKTLSGWFGDLLEPLKFSKETLEGFGSAGQFVGRILGEAFNLALTPLKAFLKGIEWLLESLGILETKKIPKFEIPTANTPGYLNGNFGPPALSSAYTYGTGPRIVPTPTPKPVAAKGGNSTTHHQWNIVQQPGETPDDLVRKIDQRLDQRERQAAARGRATLGDRN, encoded by the coding sequence ATGAACCCTCTCAAACTTCAAATCCTGCTCGGGGCGGTCGACAAGCTCACCGCCCCCCTCAAAGCAGTCAGCGGCCAGAGCCGCCTCACCGCCAAAGACTTGGTCGACACCAAGAAAAAAATCCGCGACCTCGAAACCCAAGCGGGTCAAATCGAAGGTTACAAAACGCTGGGTGCCCAGATTGGCGCGACCAAAGCTCAGTTAAAGCAGGCCGAGGGTTCGTTCAGCGAACTGCAACGCAAGATTGCCGAAACACCCAAGCCAACCAGGCTGATGATCAACGAGTTCAACAAGGCCGAAAAAGCCCTCAACCAGCTCAAGACCAAACAGGGGGAAATGATCACCCGTCACGCTCAGATGGGTGAAGCGATGCACAAGACCGGCATCAACACCGGCAACCTCAGTGAAACCCAACGCCGCCTCAAGACCGACCTGGCCTCCGCCAACACACAGCTAGACCAGCAGCGTGCCAAGCTGGGGCAACTGGCCAACCAGCAAAAGCGCCTCAACCAGGTCAATGCCAACTACCGCCAGACTCAGGAGCTGCGCGGCCAGATAGCAGGCCACGGCGCCACGGCGCTGGCGACCGGCACAGCCATGGGCTTGACCACCCTCAAGCCGGTGATCGAGTTCGCCAGAGCTGAAACATCGGTCGTAGACCTCAAAGTGTCCATGATGGGCAAGGGCGGCCAGGTGCGGCAGGAGTTCCAATCCATCAGCGATCTGGCCACCAAGCTCGGCAACAAACTGCCGGGCACCACGGCGGACTTCCAGAACATGATGAGCACGCTGATCCAGCAGGGGATGAGCGCAAAATCCATCTTGGGTGGCCTGGGGGAGGCGACTGCCTACCTCGGTGTGCAGTTGAAAATGCCGTTCGACCAGGCGGCGCTGTTTGCAGCCAAGCTGCAGGATGCCACCGGCACCGCCGAGCAAGACATGATGGGGCTGATGGATACCATCCAGCGCTCGTTTTACCTCGGCGTTGACAGCGGCAACATGCTGGGCGCCTTCACCAAACTCACCCCGGCCATGGGAATATTGCGCAAGTCAGGGCTTGAAGCCGCCAAGGTGCTGGCCCCGCTGGTCATCATGGCCGATCAGGCCGGCATGGCGGGCGAGTCATCAGGGAACGCCTACCGCAAAGTTTTCCAGATGAGCATGAACACCGGCAAGATTGCCAAGGCCACGAAAGGCACCGGATTGAAGCTGAATTTCACCGACGGCAAGGGGGAATTCGCAGGGATGGAGAACATGTTTGCCCAGCTCGCCAAGCTGAAGGGGGTGAACACCGAGCGCCGCCTGCAAGTCCTGAAGGGCATCTACGGCGACGATGCTGAAACCCTGCAGGTGCTGGAGCTGATCATCAGCAAAGGCATGGACGGCTACCGAGCCACCCAGAAGAAAATGGCAGACCAAGCCGCCCTGCAAGAGCGGGTCAATGCCCAGCTCGGTACCCTGGGCAGCTTGTGGGATGCCGCCACCGGTACCTTCACCAATGCCATGGTCAATTTTGGTGAAGCGATAGCGCCAGAGATTAAAGCCATCACCCAGTGGATAGGCGACCTGTCAGAGCGCCTTGGTAACTGGGCGAAGAAAAACCCTGAACTGTCCAACACCCTGATGAAGATTGGCGCCATTGTGTCGGTCGTCACCATCGCCTTCGGCGGCCTGTCGCTGGCAGTCGCCGCCCTTCTTGGCCCCATGGCCATTATGAAACTGACATTCGGGATCTTGGGGGTCACTTTTGGCGGCATACTCGGGGCGATCACCGCTGTGTTGGTGCCCATCGCGGCCTTGATCGCGCTGGGTATTGCCATCGTCAAATTCTGGGAACCCATCAGCGCATTTTTCAGCGGGCTATGGCAGGGCATCATGGCCGGGCTTGCTCCCGTCTTTGAGGCATTCAAGCCGTTCGCTCCGCTGATCGATGGCATCAGCGCCGGGGTTAAAACGCTATCAGGCTGGTTTGGCGACCTGCTTGAACCACTCAAGTTTTCCAAGGAGACGCTGGAAGGGTTCGGCAGCGCCGGCCAGTTCGTCGGCCGCATCCTGGGCGAAGCCTTCAATCTGGCACTGACCCCACTCAAGGCCTTCCTGAAAGGGATCGAGTGGCTGCTTGAATCGCTGGGTATCCTCGAAACCAAGAAGATCCCGAAGTTCGAGATCCCGACAGCCAACACGCCAGGCTATCTGAATGGCAACTTCGGGCCCCCGGCACTTTCCTCGGCTTACACCTACGGTACCGGCCCGCGTATCGTGCCGACACCGACCCCTAAACCGGTCGCAGCCAAGGGAGGAAACTCCACCACCCATCATCAGTGGAACATCGTGCAGCAGCCCGGTGAAACACCTGATGATCTCGTTCGCAAGATTGACCAGCGGCTGGATCAGCGCGAACGGCAAGCCGCCGCCCGTGGCCGCGCCACTCTAGGCGATCGCAACTAA
- a CDS encoding GpE family phage tail protein: MAEIAIIAHWPPSEMAAMEISELMGWHQRLVETHNRINGAEEQ, from the coding sequence ATGGCAGAGATCGCCATCATCGCCCACTGGCCGCCGTCCGAGATGGCGGCCATGGAAATCAGCGAGCTGATGGGCTGGCACCAACGCCTCGTTGAGACTCACAACCGCATCAACGGGGCCGAAGAACAATGA
- a CDS encoding phage tail assembly protein yields MENNVVSIGIPASKTITLDTPVQRGDTQLTELTIRSPKKAGHLRGLNTLDIVQMNVDTLIRLLPRITDLSELEVADMDPADLLKAGVVVVGFLMGSQQEAYLTA; encoded by the coding sequence ATGGAAAACAACGTAGTCTCTATCGGCATCCCAGCCAGCAAAACCATCACCCTCGATACCCCGGTACAGCGCGGCGACACCCAACTTACCGAGCTGACCATTCGCAGCCCCAAAAAGGCGGGCCACCTGCGCGGCCTCAACACCCTGGACATCGTCCAGATGAACGTCGACACCCTCATAAGACTGCTACCCCGCATCACCGACCTGAGCGAGCTCGAGGTTGCGGATATGGACCCAGCTGACCTGCTCAAAGCCGGGGTAGTGGTGGTCGGTTTTTTGATGGGCTCGCAGCAGGAGGCTTACCTCACTGCATAG
- a CDS encoding phage tail protein, whose translation MMMTLGWFVFMRSTVAPQSQQDEWAWRHPGNNRVGARPAYQFLGPDDETSTLSGVLLPELTGGALSLDMLRQMGDSGEAFPLIQGDGVMRGSFVIEGISTTRTEFFDDGAARKIEFSIKLKRVDDNDTTFGNTLLNRTAGNLFGRLGVGKLLGSIGNKLGGIL comes from the coding sequence ATGATGATGACCCTGGGCTGGTTCGTGTTTATGCGCTCGACCGTCGCCCCTCAATCCCAGCAAGACGAATGGGCCTGGCGCCACCCGGGCAATAACCGGGTCGGTGCCCGCCCGGCTTACCAGTTCCTCGGCCCTGACGATGAAACCAGCACCCTGAGCGGGGTGCTGTTACCCGAACTGACCGGTGGAGCCCTCTCCCTCGACATGCTGCGCCAGATGGGTGACAGCGGTGAAGCCTTCCCCCTGATCCAGGGCGATGGCGTGATGCGCGGATCATTCGTGATAGAGGGCATCAGCACCACCCGCACCGAGTTTTTCGACGATGGCGCAGCCCGCAAGATTGAATTCAGCATCAAGCTCAAGCGGGTCGATGACAACGACACCACCTTCGGCAACACCCTGCTCAATCGCACCGCGGGCAACCTGTTCGGCCGCCTCGGCGTGGGCAAACTGCTCGGCAGCATCGGCAACAAACTCGGGGGGATCCTCTGA